The following DNA comes from Fervidibacillus albus.
GGACAAATTAACGGATCCAACTGCCTTTAAAAAAGAAATAATGCGCCGTGAAGAACAAAGTACAACTGGGATTGGCGAAGGAGTAGCCATTCCTCATGCAAAAACATCTGCAGTTAAAACCCCGGCTATCGCATTTGGACGTTCCGTAAATGGAGTGAACTACGATTCTTTAGACGGTCAACCAGCTCATTTAGTATTTATGATTGCTGCGACAGCCAATGCGAACAATACTCATTTGGAAGCGTTGGCAAGATTATCCAAACTACTTATGAAACAAGAAATCCGTTCCCGCTTGTTGTCGGCAAAAACAGCGGATGAAATTTTGTCCATTATCGAATCTTATGACGTTGATGAAAAAGAAGCGGATAAGGAAGAAGTAGAAACGAAAACCGGTCCATACATCGTTGCCGTAACCGCTTGTCCGACAGGTATCGCCCACACGTATATGGCGGCCGATGCACTTACGGAAAAAGGAAAGGAAAAGAACCTTTCGATTAAAGTGGAAACGAACGGTTCGGATGGAAAGAAGAATGTGTTAACTCCAGAAGATATTGAACGGGCAACAGCCGTAATCGTAGCGGCGGATACGAAAGTGGAGATGGATCGTTTCAAAGGGAAACATGTTATCGAAGTGCCTGTTTCTGAAGCAATTCGGAAACCCGATACGTTATTGGAAAAAGCAGTAAAACAACAAGCACCGATTTATCAAGGGGGAAAAGATGAGAAAGAGGAACACCAACAAGGCCCGAAAACCGGAATTTACAAACATCTAATGAACGGTGTTTCCAATATGCTTCCGTTCGTCGTCGGTGGTGGGATTTTAATTGCAATTTCCTTTATGTTTGGGATTCACTCTTCCGACCCGAACGATCCTTCTTATAATGAGTTTGCAGCAGCATTAATGTCCATCGGTGGTGGAAACGCCTTTACGTTGATGGTTCCGGTTTTGGCTGGATTTATTGCGATGAGTATTGCCGATCGTCCTGGACTTGCTCCTGGTATGGTTGGTGGATTGATGGCTGCACAAGGTGGCGCTGGATTTTTAGGCGGTTTGATTGCTGGGTTTTTAGCGGGATATATAGTTGTCGGTTTGAAGAAACTGTTTAGTGGTTTGCCGCAAAGTTTGGAAGGAATTAAACCGGTGTTAATCTATCCGTTTTTTGGAATTGCGATTACCGGTCTGATAATGTATTTTATTTTGATTGACCCTGTGAAAAGTTTTAACGTCTTTTTGATTGACTGGTTAGACGGATTAGGTACAGGAAATCTCGTTTTATTAGGACTGCTATTAGGTGGAATGATGGCTGTTGACATGGGCGGTCCGATTAACAAAGCGGCTTACACGTTCGGAATTGCCATGATCGAAGCTGGACAATTCATGCCCCATGCAGCAATTATGGCTGGGGGAATGGTTCCTCCGTTAGGAATTGCGATTGCGACTGTTCTCTTTAAAAATCGGTTTACGAAAAGTGAACGGGATGCAGGTATTTCGAATTTTATCATGGGTGCCTCCTTTATTACGGAAGGTGCGATTCCATTTGCTGCAGGCGATCCGCTACGGGTCATTCCGTCGATTATTATCGGATCTGCAACGGCAGGAGCTTTGAGCATGTTATTTGGTATCGGGTTAATGGCTCCCCACGGTGGAATTTTCGTCATTCCTTTTGTTGAAGGAAATGCTTGGTTATATGTATTAGCCATTTTAATCGGATCGTTCATTACGGCACTACTTCTCGGATTATTAAAACGTCCGGTGAAGGAATAATGGAATTCGGTATTGTTTAAAAAGTTCATAAAAAAATTTCAAACTGTAGACCTAAGGGATGAATTCTTTAGGTCTATTTTTTATTTTCAACGTGTGGGCGCCGCGATCCTTGGATTCAAAAAAACGTGCAGGATTCCAATAAATTTTTAACGAACTCAAGGGAATTTTTTCATAATTCAAATAAAAAACATCGAAATTCAAACAAATGAATTAGGAATTCAAGGAAATCCCCCAACAATTCGAGGAAAACACACCAGAATTCAAATAAATTTGTGCTGGATTCAAGGAAACGAGAGGAATTCAGACAATTTTTTTCGTATTCAAAGAAAAAATACCGGAATTCAAACAAATAAATTAGGAATTCAAGGAAATGAACTAATAATTCAAGGAAAAATTCGCGGAATTCAAGGAAATTTCCCAACAATTCGAGGAAAACACACCAAAATTCAAATAAATTTGTGCTGGATTCAAGGAAACGAGAGGAACTCACGTAAAATTATTTCGGATTCAAAGAAATTTTCCATTAATTCGAAGGAAAAATACCGGAATTTAAACAAAATTATTACGAATTCAAGGAATATTTCCGATCCTTCGAAGAGTAAACACTGAAATTCAAACAAACGACAAATTTTTCCAAGACAATTGGATTAAGGTTTCGGCCCCAAAATCGAATGTTCGTTCGTAAATTGCTGGAGCTTTTTATTTCTTTTTGCTAAAATGGGAATAAATGAATGGTGTACGGAGATGAATGTTGGACGATGGGAAAAAATTCCTTTCATCGTCGTTTTTCATATTTTACAAAGAAAGTAAGAGGTCGATGTGGATGGAAAATCAATTTCAAATAGTTTCCAAATTTGAACCGCATGGAGATCAACCGAAAGCGATCCGAAAACTCGTTGATGGGATTAATAGGGGAAAAAAACATCAAACGTTACTTGGGGCGACGGGGACGGGAAAAACGTTCACCATCTCCAACGTAATTAAAGAAGTAAATAAGCCGACCCTTGTCATCGCCCACAACAAAACGTTGGCAGGTCAATTGTACAGTGAGTTTAAAGAATTTTTTCCGAACAACGCCGTCGAATATTTCGTTAGTTATTACGACTATTACCAACCGGAAGCGTATGTGCCACAAACGGATACGTATATTGAAAAGGATGCGAGCATTAATGACGAGATTGATAAATTACGTCACTCGGCTACGTCCGCTTTATTTGAACGGCGGGATGTGATTATTGTGGCTAGCGTTTCGTGTATTTACGGTTTAGGTTCACCGGATGAATATCGGGAGTTAGTCGTTTCCCTCCGAACCGGTATGGAAATCGATCGAAATGCATTATTGCGCAAACTCGTTGATATTCAATACAATCGGAATGACATTGACTTTCAACGGGGGACGTTTAGAGTACGGGGTGATGTAGTGGAAATTTTCCCTGCATCCCGTGATGAACATTGTATCCGCGTCGAATATTTCGGTGATGAAATCGATCGAATTCGCGAAGTGGACGCATTAACCGGTGAAATTATTGGCGATCGGGAACACGTAGCCATTTTTCCTGCTTCCCACTACGTAACGAGGGAAGAAAAAATGAAAATCGCTATCAAAAATATTGAGCAAGAGTTGGCAGAACGTCTAAAGGAATTACGGGAACAAAATAAATTGTTGGAAGCACAACGACTCGAGCAACGGACGAATTATGATCTGGAGATGATGCGAGAAATGGGTTTTTGTTCGGGGATTGAAAACTATTCCCGACACTTAACGTTACGCGAATCCGGTGCAACGCCATATACGTTGTTAGATTATTTTCCCGATGATTTTTTAATTGTCGTCGATGAATCCCATGTGACATTACCACAAATTCGCGGGATGTATAACGGTGACCGATCGAGGAAACAAGTGTTGGTTGATCATGGCTTCCGACTACCTTCCGCGTTGGACAATCGCCCCCTTACTTTTGAGGAATTCGAAAAACATATTCATCAAATTGTCTATGTTTCCGCGACACCTGGACCGTATGAATTGGAACATTGTCCGGAAATGGTGGAACAAATTATCCGGCCAACCGGGTTGCTTGATCCGGTCATTGATATCCGTCCGATTAAAGGTCAGATCGATGACTTAATAGGCGAGATTCAGGAGCGAATACAACGGGATGAACGGGTGCTTGTAACGACATTGACGAAAAAAATGGCGGAAGATTTGACCGACTATTTAAAAGATGTCGGTATAAACGTTCAATATTTGCATTCGGAAGTCAAAACATTGGAGCGAATTGAAATCATTCGTGACCTTCGTCTCGGAAAATACGATGTGATCGTTGGGATTAATTTACTAAGGGAAGGATTAGATATTCCAGAAGTTTCCCTCGTTGCCATTCTGGATGCCGACAAAGAAGGTTTTCTCCGTTCGGAACGGTCATTAATTCAAACGATTGGTCGAGCGGCTCGGAATGCAAAC
Coding sequences within:
- the uvrB gene encoding excinuclease ABC subunit UvrB, encoding MENQFQIVSKFEPHGDQPKAIRKLVDGINRGKKHQTLLGATGTGKTFTISNVIKEVNKPTLVIAHNKTLAGQLYSEFKEFFPNNAVEYFVSYYDYYQPEAYVPQTDTYIEKDASINDEIDKLRHSATSALFERRDVIIVASVSCIYGLGSPDEYRELVVSLRTGMEIDRNALLRKLVDIQYNRNDIDFQRGTFRVRGDVVEIFPASRDEHCIRVEYFGDEIDRIREVDALTGEIIGDREHVAIFPASHYVTREEKMKIAIKNIEQELAERLKELREQNKLLEAQRLEQRTNYDLEMMREMGFCSGIENYSRHLTLRESGATPYTLLDYFPDDFLIVVDESHVTLPQIRGMYNGDRSRKQVLVDHGFRLPSALDNRPLTFEEFEKHIHQIVYVSATPGPYELEHCPEMVEQIIRPTGLLDPVIDIRPIKGQIDDLIGEIQERIQRDERVLVTTLTKKMAEDLTDYLKDVGINVQYLHSEVKTLERIEIIRDLRLGKYDVIVGINLLREGLDIPEVSLVAILDADKEGFLRSERSLIQTIGRAARNANGMVIMYADRITDSMKVAIDETKRRRSIQEQFNKEHGITPKTIQKEIRDVIRATHAAEEEEKYTVSDQYGKLSKKERDKLIVKLEQEMKEAARVLDFERAAQLRDLVMELKAEG
- a CDS encoding PTS fructose transporter subunit IIABC, which produces MKITSLLTKDTIHLQLASTEKEAVIDELVHVLDKADKLTDPTAFKKEIMRREEQSTTGIGEGVAIPHAKTSAVKTPAIAFGRSVNGVNYDSLDGQPAHLVFMIAATANANNTHLEALARLSKLLMKQEIRSRLLSAKTADEILSIIESYDVDEKEADKEEVETKTGPYIVAVTACPTGIAHTYMAADALTEKGKEKNLSIKVETNGSDGKKNVLTPEDIERATAVIVAADTKVEMDRFKGKHVIEVPVSEAIRKPDTLLEKAVKQQAPIYQGGKDEKEEHQQGPKTGIYKHLMNGVSNMLPFVVGGGILIAISFMFGIHSSDPNDPSYNEFAAALMSIGGGNAFTLMVPVLAGFIAMSIADRPGLAPGMVGGLMAAQGGAGFLGGLIAGFLAGYIVVGLKKLFSGLPQSLEGIKPVLIYPFFGIAITGLIMYFILIDPVKSFNVFLIDWLDGLGTGNLVLLGLLLGGMMAVDMGGPINKAAYTFGIAMIEAGQFMPHAAIMAGGMVPPLGIAIATVLFKNRFTKSERDAGISNFIMGASFITEGAIPFAAGDPLRVIPSIIIGSATAGALSMLFGIGLMAPHGGIFVIPFVEGNAWLYVLAILIGSFITALLLGLLKRPVKE